In the genome of Candidatus Promineifilum breve, the window GCCAGATAGTTGGCGTTGTTCACGTGGCCGGCCGGGTCCACGTCGCGCCACTCCACCCGGCGGCGCGCCCGATAGACGCCCGGCGGCGGCGGCGGGGCCGTGGGGAATGGCTCGCGCCGTTGGCCGGGAATCGTCGCCGGGTGATAGAAAGCGGCCACCATCGCCGGCGGCGGCGTGGCCGGGCGCAGCGTGGCCGTGTCCAGAAAGACCCACTCCGTCGTCCCCGTCGCCACCGGCTCGTCGCTGCCGGCCAGCCGTAGCTCATACATCCGCCGCGAGCGCACCCGCCGGAAGTCGCCCACCCACGTCCGCACGATGACCGTATCGCCATAGACCAGCGGGCGCAAATAGGTGATGTCGGTCTCGCGGATGAGCCACAGCCGGCCCATCTGGTTATACCGCGCCACGTCGTAGCCCACGGCGGCCGAGGCGTCGAGGGCCGCCTCCTGCATGTAGCGCAAATAGTTGGCGTGGTTGACGTGGCCGTAGGCATCGCACTCGTAGAGGCGCATGCGGAAGGCGCGCTCCAGCACGGCCGGCGACCCGGGCGCATCGATCTGGTTGTTGTCGGGCATGGCGTTCAGGGAGTGGTGGCTCCGGCGGCGGCGGCAGCGGCGGCGGCCTCGCGCTCGCGGGCAACCTGGGCATAGGTCGCCTCGTAGCGCCCGGCCAGTTCGATGAGGTAATCGCGGAACTCGGCCCAGCGCTCGGCCACCGTCGTGCGCGTTTGTTTCATGGCCGCCGTCTCTTCGCGGCGGCGCACAAAGCGATAGATGGCCCGCAGCAGCCCGCGCACCTGATGGCGGGCGGTCTCGATGACCTCGCCGGCCAGATTGAGCACCGGGCTGGTCTGCGTGGTCGCCAGGGTGCGCTCCAGCGCCGCCGCGGCCAACGACGCCCGCGCCGTGTCGTCCAGATGGCCGCGGCCGACCATGTAGTTGAGCAAGAAGGCGCGATGCCAGTAATGGCTGAGCTTCTCGCTGGCATCGTAGACGCTGAGCACGTAGACCACCGTGCGATAGAGGTTGCGCAACACGTAGACAATGAGTTGCAGCGGCAGCATGGCGCAGCCCGCCAGGCAGCCCTCGCCCCGGCGGCGGTTGATCGCGCGCTGCACGGCCGGGCTGAGCGTCCGGCCGCGCCGCCGGGCGATGTCGCGGGCCATGCGCCGCCGGAAGTACTCTTCCAGCAGCGAATCGACAAACGGGAAGGGGATCAGGATGGCCAGCCCGGCAAAGGTGGCGTCGGCATAGACCAGCCAGTCGAAATCGGTGGCAATGCTCTGGGGATCGACCGGCTGGGCGGGCGGCCCGGCTAGTGGTGGATCAATCATGGCCCCGCTCCAGATAGGCCAGCAACTCGCGCAGGCCGATGATCGTCTTGCTGTCGCGGAAGCGGCGCTCGTCGAGCATCCGCCGCGCCTCGTCGAGCGTCACCTCGACCCGTTCGATCTCCTCGGTTTCCTCCGGCGCGGCCACCACCGGCGTAAGATCAAGCCCCAGAAAGACGTGGATGCGCTCGGAGCAGTAGCCGGGCGAGACGTAGAACTCGGCCGCCGGGATGAGCCGCCCGGCGCGATAGCCGACTTCCTCGCCCAGTTCGGCCTGAGCGCGGGCCATCACGTCATCGTCCGGCCCCTCCAGCTTGCCCGCCGGAATCTCCAGCAGCGACTCGCCGGCCACCGGCCGCGGCTGACGCACCAGCAGCACCCGGTCGCCCAGCAAAGGCACGACGGCCACGCCGCCGTGGTGCTCCACGATGTCGAACGGCTGCGCGCCGCCGCCGGCACTCTGGCGCGTGGCGGTGCTCACGCGGATGATCGCGCCTTCATAGACGAGGCGTTTGCTAATCCAATAACCCATGCGGCGTTCCTGGTTTAGATGATTACGCGGCCCAGGTGGGCGTCAGATCGGGCAGCGGTTCGCCGGTGACCTGGGCATAGAGGACGTCGGGATCCAGATCGCCGCCCCCCGGCCAGACAATCGTGCCGAGATCGACATCGACCCTTACCTGATCGAATACCGGCTTCTCGCGCAAGGAGGCAAAGACGCCGCGAAATTCGATGAGCTGGGCAATATCAACTTCCCCCTCGCGGCCGTCTTCAAAACGTAGAAACAATCGATAGCCACCTAGAGGCTTGACTTGTACAACGTCCTTCAACATACGAGTAATTATAACCTAGAACCGCCGCAACTTTATATCACCAATAAACTGCGTCAACTCAAACCTCACCTGCCGCTCGGCCATCTTGTAACCGTCGCTCTTCCAGTGGAACGGCGACAGGAAATAGGTCTCCTCTTCGCCGCCGTCGAGCTTGAACTCGGTGACAAACGAAGCGCCGGTGATCGACACGCCCACGTCGGCCGGGGCGAAGATCTCGATGTCGCTGATGAAGCTGAAGCCGCGGATGATCGTCTCGCCGGGCGGGATGTCGTACTTGGTCAGGTCATACGTGCCATCGACGATGAAGCCCCAGAACTCCTCGGCCGGCAGCTCGCCCGGCCCGACACGGTTGAAGTCGCCGAACAGCATCGTGTGGCTTTCGACGCCCGGCCCCACCATGCGCGGCCGAAAAATGACAAACAACCCCAGCAGGATCAGCCCCAGCGGGAAGCAAACGGCCCAGACGTTGACGTTGAACAGATTGCCCACCAACAACAAGATGCCCACGAGAATGACGGCGACGGCGATGAGAACCATCCCTTGATTGCGCATGATGACTAACTCCTTTGCGGTTCGGCTAACAGTATCATCTCTACTATCCAATACGCAAATCCGGCGGCTAAGTTTGCCGGGCTTTCCCAAAGTCAAAGAACACAGTGCGCACGGAAAGCAGACACCAAGAGCGCAGAGGCGGGCAAAGAAAAAGCCCGGCATGATAATACCGGGCCTGAATGGACCATTAAGTAGGGCTCCGCGAACCGGGCCGCGGATCGTCACGGAGCAGCAAGATTTAGATCTTCTGGGCCGTCGCGTTTTCCTTGATCACCTTGTCGAGCTTGCGATCGACGGAGTTGACTTTCTTGGTCATCGTGTCGATCATGTCGGCCGTGGGGATGTGGACGCGGGTGAGAACCTGCTCGCTATATTTGTCGAAGGTCTCGCCGGCGCGCTTGTAGGTGTCCTTGGCCATCGTCTGCGGCATCTCGACCAGTTCGGTCACCTTGCCGCGATTCTCATCGGCCATCTTCTCGCCGCGCTCCACCAGATTGTGGCGATATTCCTTGCCGCGCTCCACCAGCTTTTCCACGTTTTCCTGGACAACGCTCACCACGCCCAGGCCCATGTAGAAGGATTCGCGCCCGAACTTCACAACCATGTCCGTAACCTTCTTGGTCTCGTCCACGACTACATCAACTTTCTCGGTCATCATAGCATTCCTCATATATATCCGGTGTCTGCGACAACCGGATTAGATTTAATTAACGCATTGCGTCATTCGCATTCACAATATAACGCATTGCGTCATGTTTGTCAAGGGGGTATGAGGTGCTCCTGAGTAAATGGGCCTTTTTGCTCAGCGCCGCCGGTTGGCGATGCTGATGTAGTAGAGCAGCTGTAGCACCGACGTGATAGCCGCCGCCACGTAGGTCAAGGCCGCGGCGCGCAACACGGCCCGCGCCCCGCGCTGATCCTCTTTCGACTGCATCAGCCCGGCCTCGGTCAACAACTGCAAGCCGCGCCGGCTGGCGTCGAACTCCACCGGCAGGGTCAGCAGGGTGAAGAAGACCATCACGCCGAAGAAGACGATGCCGACCCAGATCAGGCCGGTGATGTTGAGCATGAAGCCGATCAGAATCGCCATATAGGAAACCGTCGGGCTGAACTGCACGGCCGGCACCAGGAAATTGCGCGCCTTGATCAGCGCCGAGCCGGTCTGATATTGCTGCACGTGGCCCAATTCGTGGGCGGCGATGGCCATGGCGGCCACGCTGGGCTGCCCGGCCGTGCCCTGCGACAGGCGAACGACATTGGCCCGCGGGTCGAAGTGGTCGGTCATCTGCCCCGGCACCACCTGCATGGGGATTTCGTTCAACGCCGTGCGGTCGAACAACAGATCGCTGACCTGCATCCCGGTCATGCCGCCGCTGTTGCGCACCTTGCTCCACTTGCCGTAGGTGCTGCGCAGATAGAGCTGCACCCCGAAGGAGAGCAGCAGGGTCGGGATCATCACGAAAATGATATAATTGGAATCGAAAAACATGGCGTATTCTCTCCTATTCTTACGTTAAGCGTTCTTAGGTTCAGCGCCGCGCAGTTGATTGATCGCGTCGCGCAGCTTTTCGGCCGCCGCCCGCGCGGCGGTGTCGAAGTCCATGGCCGACGAGGCATAGAGCACGCTCCGCCCGGCGTTGATGACCGGCCCGGCGATGGGGTCGCCGCCATGGGCCACGGTCGCCGCGCCGTGGGCCACGGTCGCCGCCAGATCGCCGCCCTGCGCGCCGATGCCCGGAATGAGAAAGTTGGCCGCCGGGGCCAGTGCCCGGGCCGCGGCCAATTCTTCGGGCACGGTGGCCCCCACGACGAAACCGCAATGGCCGTCGGCCGCGCCGCTCCAGGTGGGCGCGGCGCGCATCACCTCGGCCGCCAGCCCCACCCCATGGCGCAAATCGCCCTGAAACAAGGCCGCGCCGGGATTGGAGGTGCGGGCCAGCACGTAGACGGCGCGCTCCGGCCGCCCCGCTATCAATGACCGTACCGCCTCGGCCCCCACGTAGGGGTTGACGGTGATAGCGTCCACGCCCCACTCGTCAAACAGCCCCCGCCCCCAGGCCGCCTGCGTGTGGCCGATGTCGCCGATCTTGGCGTCGAGGATGATGGGGATGTGGTCGGGGATGGCGGCGATAGTGCGCTCCAGGGCGATGACCCCCGCCGCGCCCCATTGCAGATAGAAGCCGAGGTTGGGCTTATAGGCGCACACCAGATCGGCCGTGGCGTCGATGATGCGCCGGTTGAAGGGCAGGATCGGCTCGTCCCATTTGAGGGCTTCCACCGGCAAGAGATCGGGCTGCGGGTCGAGGCCCAGGCACAGCCAGGAGTTGTTGGCCTGCTGCGCCGCGGCCAGCTTTTCCAGATAACGCATCGCCTTAACTCTCGTAATCGACGGCCACGACACTCTCGGCCGCCTCGCCGATGTGGGCTAGCACCGGCAAATGCACCGGATGCTCGCGGTAGACCTGAAAACCGGCGGCGTCATCAAAGCGGGTGATGAGCGCCAGGTCATAGGAGCGGCCGGAGTGGGTCACGTCGACGCCGACTTCCAGCCCGCGCAGGGTGGGGATACCCGTAGCCAGGCTCTCCAGCCGCGCCCGCGTGTCGGCCACGCTCGCCGGGCGGTTGTCCTTCAGCTTGAACAAAACGATATGGGTGAACATCCTTCTCTCCCGCGTCGGCCGCTCGGCCTCGCGAACCCATGCCGGATTCGGCCGACCATGCGCCGATTATCGCCTAATGTGCTTCTCTGGGCAATGGGGTGCATTTACAGACCTGACAGGTGGGCGGCCCACCTGTCAGGTCTAGGCGCGGCGCGGGGCACGTACCTATTTCCTATGTTCTAACCCCCGCCAATCTTGGGCAAACCACCCGGCCATCGGTACAATTGCCGCAACTTGAAGGCAGCAGGCGGCAAAATCCTTTGACGAAACCGAATTTTCTCCGGGCGGAGCAATATGTGATCTCGCGACTGTCGCGCGAATTATCCCCCCACCTGACGTACCATTCGCTCTATCATACGCGTGATGACGTTTTGCCGGCGGCGGCGCGGTTGGGCCGGGCATCGGGGCTGAACGAGGATGAGTATCTGGCGCTGACCACGGCCGCCCTGTTCCACGACACCGGCTTCATCGACACCTACGAGGATCACGAGGCGGGCAGCATCGCCATCGCCCGCGCCGCGCTGCCCGATTTCGACTACTCCCCGGCCCAGATCGACCGCATCGCCGACCTCATCGCCGCCACCCGGATGCCACAACGCCCGGCCGACCCCCTCCAGGAGTTATTGTGCGACGCCGATCTCGATCTGTTGGGGCGCGACGACTTCATGCGCCTCAACCGGGCCTTGCTCAAGGAAGTGCGCCACTATAGCCACCGGCCCGTGCCCGACGATACGTGGATGCGCGACCAATTGCGCTTCATCGAGGAACACCGCTTCTTCTCGCCCGCCGCCCGCACCCTACGCGCCGCGGGCGAATCGCACAACCGGGCGCTGATGCGCGCCGCGCTGGCCTCGACCAACGGCGCGAACCATGCCGCCGGCGGACTGGCCTAGCCAACCCCCTCGCGTCAGGCCGGCGCGCCCAGCAGCGTCAGCACGGCCGCAAAATGGCAGGCGCTGGCCCCCAGAATGAACAGATGCCACACGGCATGGGTATAGCGAATTTTGGTCAGGGCGTAGAAGACGACCCCCAGCGTATAGAGGCCGCCGCCGACCATCAACAACACCAGGCCGGGGCCGGGGATATTGGCCACCATCTCGCGCCAGGCGACGATACTCATCCAGCCCATGCCGACGTAGGCCAGCGTTGTCAGCACCACGAAACGGTCGATGAAGAAAATCTTGTAGACGATGCCGAACACGGCCAAGGCCCACACAATCGTCAGCAACGTCAGCCCCAGCGTGCCGCGCATACTGATGAGCACGAACGGCGTATACGTCCCGGCGATGAGCAGATAGATGGCGGCGTGATCGACCTTGCGCAGAATCGGCCGCAGGCGCGGCTTCTGCACGCCATGATACAACGTTGACGCCAGAAAGACGGCCAGCAGGCTGACGCCATAGACGGTGAAGCTGAGTATGTGCCACTTGGTGCCCTGCATCACGGCCAGCACGACCAGCGTCACCAGCGCGGCCAGACTGAG includes:
- the pyrF gene encoding orotidine-5'-phosphate decarboxylase encodes the protein MRYLEKLAAAQQANNSWLCLGLDPQPDLLPVEALKWDEPILPFNRRIIDATADLVCAYKPNLGFYLQWGAAGVIALERTIAAIPDHIPIILDAKIGDIGHTQAAWGRGLFDEWGVDAITVNPYVGAEAVRSLIAGRPERAVYVLARTSNPGAALFQGDLRHGVGLAAEVMRAAPTWSGAADGHCGFVVGATVPEELAAARALAPAANFLIPGIGAQGGDLAATVAHGAATVAHGGDPIAGPVINAGRSVLYASSAMDFDTAARAAAEKLRDAINQLRGAEPKNA
- the trhA gene encoding PAQR family membrane homeostasis protein TrhA, whose translation is MKIDKARMSEPVNEHYTLGEELAHSVTHGVGAALSLAALVTLVVLAVMQGTKWHILSFTVYGVSLLAVFLASTLYHGVQKPRLRPILRKVDHAAIYLLIAGTYTPFVLISMRGTLGLTLLTIVWALAVFGIVYKIFFIDRFVVLTTLAYVGMGWMSIVAWREMVANIPGPGLVLLMVGGGLYTLGVVFYALTKIRYTHAVWHLFILGASACHFAAVLTLLGAPA
- a CDS encoding zinc metallopeptidase, whose translation is MFFDSNYIIFVMIPTLLLSFGVQLYLRSTYGKWSKVRNSGGMTGMQVSDLLFDRTALNEIPMQVVPGQMTDHFDPRANVVRLSQGTAGQPSVAAMAIAAHELGHVQQYQTGSALIKARNFLVPAVQFSPTVSYMAILIGFMLNITGLIWVGIVFFGVMVFFTLLTLPVEFDASRRGLQLLTEAGLMQSKEDQRGARAVLRAAALTYVAAAITSVLQLLYYISIANRRR
- a CDS encoding metal-dependent phosphohydrolase gives rise to the protein MISRLSRELSPHLTYHSLYHTRDDVLPAAARLGRASGLNEDEYLALTTAALFHDTGFIDTYEDHEAGSIAIARAALPDFDYSPAQIDRIADLIAATRMPQRPADPLQELLCDADLDLLGRDDFMRLNRALLKEVRHYSHRPVPDDTWMRDQLRFIEEHRFFSPAARTLRAAGESHNRALMRAALASTNGANHAAGGLA
- a CDS encoding acyl-[acyl-carrier-protein] thioesterase — protein: MPDNNQIDAPGSPAVLERAFRMRLYECDAYGHVNHANYLRYMQEAALDASAAVGYDVARYNQMGRLWLIRETDITYLRPLVYGDTVIVRTWVGDFRRVRSRRMYELRLAGSDEPVATGTTEWVFLDTATLRPATPPPAMVAAFYHPATIPGQRREPFPTAPPPPPGVYRARRRVEWRDVDPAGHVNNANYLAYIEECNVSAAEAFGGSMAHIMARGVAIVARRYRIEYRAPALLNDELEITSYLSDLRRATAIRHNEIRRVGDGALLARAHALWVFVDLATGRPVRVPGEFIESFRPNVAE
- a CDS encoding cell wall-active antibiotics response protein, with amino-acid sequence MRNQGMVLIAVAVILVGILLLVGNLFNVNVWAVCFPLGLILLGLFVIFRPRMVGPGVESHTMLFGDFNRVGPGELPAEEFWGFIVDGTYDLTKYDIPPGETIIRGFSFISDIEIFAPADVGVSITGASFVTEFKLDGGEEETYFLSPFHWKSDGYKMAERQVRFELTQFIGDIKLRRF
- a CDS encoding NUDIX hydrolase yields the protein MGYWISKRLVYEGAIIRVSTATRQSAGGGAQPFDIVEHHGGVAVVPLLGDRVLLVRQPRPVAGESLLEIPAGKLEGPDDDVMARAQAELGEEVGYRAGRLIPAAEFYVSPGYCSERIHVFLGLDLTPVVAAPEETEEIERVEVTLDEARRMLDERRFRDSKTIIGLRELLAYLERGHD
- a CDS encoding phasin family protein, yielding MMTEKVDVVVDETKKVTDMVVKFGRESFYMGLGVVSVVQENVEKLVERGKEYRHNLVERGEKMADENRGKVTELVEMPQTMAKDTYKRAGETFDKYSEQVLTRVHIPTADMIDTMTKKVNSVDRKLDKVIKENATAQKI
- a CDS encoding Dabb family protein, with protein sequence MFTHIVLFKLKDNRPASVADTRARLESLATGIPTLRGLEVGVDVTHSGRSYDLALITRFDDAAGFQVYREHPVHLPVLAHIGEAAESVVAVDYES
- a CDS encoding DUF2442 domain-containing protein, whose product is MLKDVVQVKPLGGYRLFLRFEDGREGEVDIAQLIEFRGVFASLREKPVFDQVRVDVDLGTIVWPGGGDLDPDVLYAQVTGEPLPDLTPTWAA